The sequence below is a genomic window from Microbacterium sp. cx-55.
CTGTGTTTCCTGCGCGCTACGCTGTGCGAACCATGCATCCGGCGCCCTCCGACACCCGTGTCGTCGGGTTGGTGCTGGCGGCCGGGGCGGGCTCGCGATTCGGCGGACCCAAGGGCCTCGCGCGCACCACCGAAGGCGAAGCGTGGGTGGCCCGCGCGGTGCGGACCCTGCGGGACGGCGGATGCGGAACGGTGCTCGTGGCGGTCGGCGCCGCCGCCGAGGAGGTCGCGGCGCTCGTGCCGCCGGACGCGACCGTCGTGCGGGCCGAGGATTGGGCGGTGGGGCTTTCCGCGTCGCTTCGCGCGGGCCTGCGGGCGGCGATTCCCGAGCCGGAGCGGGATGCGGAGTGGGAGCAGGCGGCCGAGTCGGAGCAGGCGGCCGAGCCGGAGCCGGCGGCCAAGCCGGAGGGGGCGGCGGAGCGAGAGCAAGCGACCGGGCCGGAGCGGGATGCGGAGCCGACGCCGAATGCGGC
It includes:
- a CDS encoding nucleotidyltransferase family protein; translated protein: MHPAPSDTRVVGLVLAAGAGSRFGGPKGLARTTEGEAWVARAVRTLRDGGCGTVLVAVGAAAEEVAALVPPDATVVRAEDWAVGLSASLRAGLRAAIPEPERDAEWEQAAESEQAAEPEPAAKPEGAAEREQATGPERDAEPTPNAAPEQAAEPTPDAEREQAVDRRREAVPAERRVSYRGPDAVLVVTVDTPELPASAVARVIRAGGRGDAGLGLESALVQAAYAGRPGHPVLIGRAHVPAVVAALRGDRGAGPFLAAHGAVAVECSDLWSGADVDRR